The Amblyomma americanum isolate KBUSLIRL-KWMA chromosome 2, ASM5285725v1, whole genome shotgun sequence genome contains the following window.
GCGCCAGCGGCCGCCGTCCGTGCGAGCCCTGTCCCCGCCAGCTGCTGCGCGCGCGAGCCGACGTCGAGTGACGATGCGACCACCATGACCGCGCGGCGTCGGCTACCGCTAGGCTCGACGCCGCCGAAGGTACCCGTCCGCTGGAGGCAGAAGGACACAACGACGACACTCCGGTGCCTTGCCTGCATGCAAGGGCGCCGCATCTCCGGAGAGCACGAGGATTACCGCCGCCGTACGTCACAGGACGCCGGGTCTTGTCTGCGGCCGGTCCTGCGTTTCTGGAAGCCCCCGGCAGTGCTTgtgtcccgtgtgctgtgcttgtGTTCGAAGTGAGTGCGCGATGTCCACCCCCCGTGGATAAAACGACAATCCCAACAGGATATGAACGAAGCAAAAGGATTGAGCACGAATGGTTGTACACGCTGGAGATAAGTTGGTCGAATCGAGAGAACTGGCGATGTTCAAGCAGCGAGAGGAAGTGGTGACCGCTGAGGACTCGAGCCGCAGCTTCTTCGTGCGCTACCTGGGCTGCACGAGGTTTCAGTCCAAATCCAAGCAGCGCGGGCTCAAGGCCTTGCAGCAGCCGCTGCTCGACCTCTACAGCGCCGCGAGGCGAAAGGGTGAGAGCCAACGGTCCGTGCACCCGCTGGCGCTCACGCAACGTCTGGACGTCTCCCATTACGGTCTGGTTGTCGCCGAGGCCCTCGAAGACCCGGAGACTAGGCGGGCTGTGACGGCCGTCACGCGAGTCATTACGCCCGCTGCGAATATCGTACTTTGGGCTGCGCTTCGATTCAGCGCACGCCTGGCAAAGAGGCGCTCGATCGGCGCCGCCTTCGTGCCCTTGGCTTGCTCGGAAGACGTCGTCGACCGGTCTTGGTATCTTGGCTTGTCGGCGAAACGCAGGTTTCTTGTGGGACTAGCGCACCCGCCCGTGTTTGCCTGCCTGTTCAGGCAGGTCGCTGCGCCATCGACATGGGAGTGCCACggtttcatatgcgcatcagcgGAAGATGCTCTTCTTATTTGCTCTTCGTTAGGCGAAGCCCGGGACACAGTTGTGGTATTGGACAGACCACGACCTGCACCAGTGCTTGTTCCCAACGGCAAACGTCCCGACGACTACAGCGACCTGACGTCAATCACAGCGTCATCTTACACTGCTCGAAACCCGAGCAGCCGAAAGCTGACCTCGTCCATAGACGAGCCACAGTCCTCGGTGACTGCGTCAGCGAGCGGTTACTATCAAGAGGTGGTAGACAGGAGGTTCAAATCACCTCGGAGGTCCTCTAAAAGAGTGTCTCGGCGAACGGACACTGAATCCAAATCTTCTGCAAGCGAAGAAAGAAAGCGTAGGGTGCGCCGAAAGTCCAACTCTTACAAATACAGGGATCTTTCCAAGAAATATGCCGGTGCCGCTCTTCCAAGGCCTGTTACGTCTGAGCTGTCATACTCTTCTGCCGGAAATGTGACGGTGACCACAGAAGATACCCTTGTTAAGGATGTCGTTCTGCAAACGACCAATCATAAGGACGGCCTTATTTTCCAAAACGTCGTCCCAGCCGCAAATGGTCGCAGCGGTGCACCAGAATCATTCGATGAGTCCTCGTCATCGGCTCAGACACCGACGAATGACACAGGATACTTCTCTTCTAAATCTAAGAGTGCCAAGGCGTCAAAAGAGGACCTCGTCAACGCAGAGGTCCCGGCCGCGCCTCCtgaacccccgcctcctccgagGCCACCGCAGTCTACGTATTACTTTGGTCAGAACGTTGTACCGACGGCAACAACGCAGAAGACCACTGTAACATCGTACACCTACTTTCTAAAAGATACCGCCAGGATCCCTGTCAAGGAGCCAGTGATAACGCCGGAGCAGCTGAAACCTCGTGAAGCAAACACCACTGCAACAGCTGCCACCATAACGCCGCCAAGCGGCACATCAGATAGCTCGCTGTCCGGGTATCACTCCGACTCCTGCTGCCAGACACGAGAGGCAGGTACTATGACCAAGGACGATGATTGTTGTGACTCGGATTGTTGCTGCTCTTGTGACTTTTCTTCAGCGTGTTCTGAGTGCAGCTCGAGCCGGCGAACGCTGGTGCCCAGCGGCCGCTGTCAGAGCCGTGGTCAGATGACTATCTCGGAGACAATGAACTTCAGCAGCGAATGCGACTCCGAAGCTCACTGGTTGAGACGCGGTTCAGTGGCGAATTCGTTTTCTACTGACGGGCGCGTCAAAGGGCGCGCCGAGAGCGGTCACGAGCACGTCACGCGAGCTCAGGTGCACCACCACCATCAGCACCACGAGCGGAGCCACCACTCTACACAGCATCACCACACTTTCACCGCTGTCAAGTACCGGGAACAGCAGGAGCAGAAGCAGCTGGAAACGCATGGGAAAACCATGAAGAACGCGTACACGTCGACGACCGAGTCACTGTGCGGCGACAGTATACCTAACGGGAAAGTGGTCATCGACGTTGTGCAGTGCGATGGAATCAGCCGCGGTGTCATGACGCCAGGAGTAATCAGCTTCAACAAGCACGGCCACGTTCGGGACTGGGCCTCGCTCAGTAACTGCTCCGGCTCATCCCGCGTCACCACGACAACGCTTCAGCCAGTGCAGAGGCCGCAGCGAACTGCCAAGGCCATCCGCTGGGAACAGCAGCCCCAGCTAACCAAGCGAAAGTCTAAGCCGGGTTTCTTGTCCAACCTCAAGACCTCTTTGACCCGGGCTCGGCTCAGGACAGGCAAGCTGTTCAGCCGTATGCGCGCGCACCGCACTAGCAAAGAGatagcgacgacgacgacggtgCACGACCCGGACGCCGTGTCCCAGGAGGAGGTGTGCCTCAGTCCAGACGGAAACATCCGCCCGAAGCGGAAAAGGCGGCG
Protein-coding sequences here:
- the LOC144121769 gene encoding uncharacterized protein LOC144121769 — translated: MVVHAGDKLVESRELAMFKQREEVVTAEDSSRSFFVRYLGCTRFQSKSKQRGLKALQQPLLDLYSAARRKGESQRSVHPLALTQRLDVSHYGLVVAEALEDPETRRAVTAVTRVITPAANIVLWAALRFSARLAKRRSIGAAFVPLACSEDVVDRSWYLGLSAKRRFLVGLAHPPVFACLFRQVAAPSTWECHGFICASAEDALLICSSLGEARDTVVVLDRPRPAPVLVPNGKRPDDYSDLTSITASSYTARNPSSRKLTSSIDEPQSSVTASASGYYQEVVDRRFKSPRRSSKRVSRRTDTESKSSASEERKRRVRRKSNSYKYRDLSKKYAGAALPRPVTSELSYSSAGNVTVTTEDTLVKDVVLQTTNHKDGLIFQNVVPAANGRSGAPESFDESSSSAQTPTNDTGYFSSKSKSAKASKEDLVNAEVPAAPPEPPPPPRPPQSTYYFGQNVVPTATTQKTTVTSYTYFLKDTARIPVKEPVITPEQLKPREANTTATAATITPPSGTSDSSLSGYHSDSCCQTREAGTMTKDDDCCDSDCCCSCDFSSACSECSSSRRTLVPSGRCQSRGQMTISETMNFSSECDSEAHWLRRGSVANSFSTDGRVKGRAESGHEHVTRAQVHHHHQHHERSHHSTQHHHTFTAVKYREQQEQKQLETHGKTMKNAYTSTTESLCGDSIPNGKVVIDVVQCDGISRGVMTPGVISFNKHGHVRDWASLSNCSGSSRVTTTTLQPVQRPQRTAKAIRWEQQPQLTKRKSKPGFLSNLKTSLTRARLRTGKLFSRMRAHRTSKEIATTTTVHDPDAVSQEEVCLSPDGNIRPKRKRRRRLSWSFHDLRSAFPSKNGAAASATANAPQRPRRRKKKGHKGAVNGGAGGSDVSDSFLEEEERTADASCAPRRPRRKSDSELGGQQHPPRRVAGDVTTIHVEHGLTKDGFKRWSNTNLHSELGYIP